Proteins encoded together in one Fluviicola sp. window:
- the ygiD gene encoding 4,5-DOPA dioxygenase extradiol, which yields MKRQSFVKGMLGFAALGGLTSVASLGKLLNEEDYTYPVLFIGHGSPMNGIENNHFSRQWKSEVDHLPNPKVVLVISAHWLTNGTYVTAMEHPQTIHDFGGFPDELFTVQYPAPGSPEFAQQTKDLVKSTTVHLDHEWGLDHGTWTVVRHMYPDADIPVLQLSIDYNKPAAYHYALAQELKELRKKGVLIIGSGNMVHNLRMVAWEKLNTPNFGFDWAIEANETFNKLILDRNHQPLIDYQKLGQFAQLAIPTPDHYFPMIYSLGLSDSKDEISIFNNELVGGSLNMTSVRFG from the coding sequence ATGAAACGCCAATCATTTGTAAAAGGTATGTTAGGATTTGCTGCACTCGGCGGATTGACTTCTGTTGCTTCACTGGGAAAATTATTGAACGAAGAGGATTACACCTATCCGGTATTATTTATCGGGCATGGTTCTCCCATGAACGGAATCGAGAACAATCATTTTTCCAGGCAATGGAAAAGCGAGGTTGACCACTTGCCGAACCCGAAAGTGGTATTGGTTATTTCCGCGCACTGGCTTACCAACGGAACGTATGTTACCGCCATGGAGCATCCGCAGACCATTCATGATTTCGGCGGTTTCCCGGATGAATTATTCACCGTTCAATACCCTGCTCCCGGAAGCCCGGAATTCGCACAACAAACCAAAGACCTGGTAAAAAGCACAACCGTGCATCTGGACCACGAATGGGGATTGGACCACGGTACCTGGACGGTAGTTCGGCACATGTACCCGGATGCAGACATTCCGGTGCTTCAACTTTCCATTGATTACAACAAACCGGCGGCTTATCACTACGCCCTGGCACAGGAACTGAAGGAATTGCGCAAGAAAGGTGTTTTGATTATCGGGAGTGGAAACATGGTGCATAACCTGCGAATGGTTGCCTGGGAAAAGTTAAATACACCGAACTTCGGGTTTGACTGGGCCATTGAAGCAAACGAAACTTTCAACAAGCTGATCCTGGACCGGAACCACCAGCCTTTGATCGATTATCAGAAACTCGGTCAATTTGCGCAATTGGCTATCCCGACACCGGACCATTATTTCCCGATGATCTACAGTTTGGGCCTATCCGACTCGAAAGATGAGATTTCAATATTCAACAATGAATTGGTCGGAGGCTCGCTGAATATGACTTCCGTTCGATTTGGGTAA
- the murI gene encoding glutamate racemase: MSVKGPIGVFDSGYGGLTVLKEIREKLPEYDFLYLGDNARAPYGSRSFDVIYEYTWQAVQALFDRDCSLVILACNTASAKALRSIQRIKLPELYPDRRVLGVIRPSTEELDKHTKTKHVGVLGTDGTIRSNSYQIELGKFAPDLVVNQHSCPMWVPLIENNQFDTPGGVYFIQSDLVSILEKDPKIDTILLACTHYPILMEQLQRLLPTHIEVLAQGKIVAESLADYLERHPEMEEQCSKGGTVRYLTTENAKDFSEKASLLMNDQIEAEHLTLH; this comes from the coding sequence ATGTCAGTGAAAGGTCCAATTGGTGTTTTTGATTCCGGATACGGTGGATTGACCGTTTTGAAAGAAATCAGAGAAAAACTTCCCGAATACGATTTCCTCTATCTTGGAGACAACGCCAGAGCCCCTTACGGTTCCCGAAGTTTCGACGTGATCTACGAATATACCTGGCAAGCTGTTCAGGCTTTGTTTGACAGGGATTGTTCGCTGGTAATCCTGGCATGCAACACTGCTTCCGCAAAAGCACTTCGAAGCATTCAGCGCATCAAACTTCCGGAATTATACCCGGACAGACGCGTATTGGGAGTTATTCGCCCGAGCACGGAGGAACTGGACAAACACACGAAAACGAAACACGTTGGTGTATTGGGAACAGACGGAACTATCCGGTCGAACAGTTACCAGATCGAATTGGGGAAATTTGCTCCGGACCTCGTAGTGAATCAGCATTCCTGCCCGATGTGGGTACCGTTGATCGAAAACAATCAATTCGACACGCCCGGAGGGGTTTATTTCATTCAAAGTGATCTGGTTTCTATTTTGGAGAAAGATCCGAAGATCGACACCATCCTACTGGCTTGCACGCACTACCCTATTTTAATGGAACAGTTGCAGCGCTTGCTTCCCACGCATATCGAAGTTCTCGCCCAGGGAAAAATCGTAGCAGAAAGCCTGGCAGATTACCTGGAACGCCACCCTGAAATGGAGGAGCAATGCTCTAAAGGCGGAACGGTCAGATACCTGACAACTGAAAACGCCAAAGACTTCAGCGAGAAAGCTTCCCTGCTGATGAATGACCAGATAGAAGCCGAACATTTAACCCTTCATTAA
- the atpD gene encoding F0F1 ATP synthase subunit beta: MSKIQGKISQVIGPVVDVTFDKGVSLPNIYDALEVSKADGTKVVLEVQSHVGENSVRTISMDSTDGFRRGMEVVSTGSAIKMPTGDQIKGRLFNVVGEAIDGINTVDNTNGLPIHREAPKFEDLSTATEVLFTGIKVIDLIEPYAKGGKIGLFGGAGVGKTVLIQELINNIAKGHGGLSVFAGVGERTREGNDLLREMLESGIIKYGEAFLHSMEEGGWDLSKVDLNEMKESKATFVFGQMNEPPGARARVALSGLTMAEYYRDGDGEGQGKDILFFVDNIFRFTQAGSEVSALLGRMPSAVGYQPTLATEMGAMQERITSTKRGSITSVQAVYVPADDLTDPAPANTFAHLDATTVLSRKISELGIYPAVDPLDSTSRILTPAILGDEHYNCASRVKITLQRYKELQDIIAILGMDELSEEDKMIVHRARRVQRFLSQPFHVAEQFTGIPGVLVDINETIKGFNMILDGEMDKYPEAAFNLKGSIEDVKVAGEKMLAEA, from the coding sequence ATGTCCAAAATTCAAGGAAAAATATCACAGGTAATCGGACCGGTTGTCGATGTAACATTCGACAAAGGCGTGTCCCTTCCAAACATCTATGATGCATTAGAGGTTTCTAAAGCAGACGGAACAAAAGTAGTTCTGGAAGTTCAGTCACACGTTGGAGAAAATTCAGTGCGTACAATCTCTATGGACTCTACTGACGGATTCCGTCGTGGAATGGAGGTTGTTTCTACTGGAAGCGCTATTAAAATGCCTACCGGAGATCAAATCAAAGGTCGTTTGTTCAACGTAGTTGGTGAAGCTATTGACGGTATCAACACAGTGGATAACACAAACGGTTTACCAATTCACCGTGAAGCTCCTAAATTTGAGGACTTATCTACGGCAACAGAAGTGTTGTTTACAGGTATCAAAGTAATCGACTTGATCGAACCTTACGCAAAAGGAGGTAAAATTGGTCTTTTTGGTGGTGCCGGTGTAGGTAAAACAGTATTGATCCAGGAATTGATTAACAACATCGCTAAAGGACACGGAGGTTTATCCGTATTCGCAGGTGTAGGTGAGCGTACTCGTGAGGGGAACGACTTATTGCGCGAGATGTTGGAATCAGGAATTATTAAATACGGAGAGGCTTTCCTTCATTCTATGGAAGAAGGAGGATGGGATCTTTCCAAAGTTGATTTGAACGAAATGAAAGAGTCTAAAGCTACTTTCGTATTCGGTCAGATGAATGAGCCTCCGGGAGCTCGTGCACGTGTTGCCCTTTCCGGATTGACGATGGCAGAATACTACCGTGACGGTGACGGAGAAGGACAAGGAAAAGACATCCTTTTCTTCGTAGACAACATCTTCCGATTCACTCAGGCTGGTTCTGAGGTATCTGCACTACTTGGACGTATGCCATCAGCGGTAGGTTACCAGCCAACACTGGCAACTGAAATGGGTGCGATGCAAGAGCGAATTACTTCTACAAAAAGAGGATCTATTACATCCGTACAAGCGGTTTACGTACCTGCAGATGACTTAACGGATCCGGCTCCGGCAAACACATTCGCCCACCTGGATGCAACTACGGTATTGTCCCGTAAAATTTCCGAGCTTGGAATTTACCCGGCTGTGGATCCATTGGATTCTACATCCCGTATCCTTACTCCGGCAATTTTAGGTGATGAGCATTACAACTGTGCTTCCCGTGTAAAAATCACGTTACAGCGTTACAAAGAATTACAGGATATCATCGCGATCCTTGGTATGGATGAATTGTCTGAAGAAGATAAAATGATCGTTCACCGCGCTCGTCGTGTACAACGTTTCTTGTCTCAGCCATTCCATGTTGCGGAGCAGTTTACAGGAATCCCTGGAGTATTGGTAGATATCAACGAAACAATCAAAGGATTCAACATGATCCTTGACGGTGAAATGGATAAATACCCTGAAGCAGCATTCAACCTGAAAGGAAGCATCGAAGATGTGAAAGTTGCAGGTGAGAAAATGTTGGCTGAAGCTTAA
- a CDS encoding OmpH family outer membrane protein translates to MKKILFALALTVCAIATTQAQSKIGHVKSQVLLDTMPSRKAAIREIKDIENAGLKELKDADSAIQVAYIKYQKDAPTMSETVRQYEENRIRRMQQNLEERQQQIDQQLQTMTQEMNVVILDRVKKAVAVVANAKKYNYIIDESTTLFSAGGIDVTNEVIVELLKLEAEAKKTGK, encoded by the coding sequence ATGAAAAAAATCCTATTTGCCCTGGCACTAACTGTATGTGCAATCGCAACTACACAAGCTCAATCGAAAATCGGGCACGTGAAGTCTCAAGTTTTATTGGACACGATGCCTTCACGTAAAGCTGCTATCAGAGAAATCAAAGACATCGAGAACGCAGGTTTGAAAGAGCTTAAGGATGCCGACAGCGCTATTCAAGTTGCCTATATCAAGTATCAGAAAGATGCTCCTACTATGTCCGAAACTGTTAGACAATACGAAGAAAACCGTATCCGTCGTATGCAACAAAACCTGGAAGAGCGTCAGCAACAAATCGACCAGCAATTGCAAACAATGACACAGGAAATGAATGTTGTGATTTTGGATCGTGTAAAGAAAGCTGTAGCTGTTGTTGCGAATGCAAAGAAATACAACTACATCATCGATGAGAGCACAACGCTTTTCTCTGCAGGTGGAATTGATGTAACGAACGAAGTAATCGTTGAGTTATTGAAATTGGAAGCAGAAGCTAAAAAGACAGGTAAGTAA
- a CDS encoding sulfite exporter TauE/SafE family protein, which yields MALEIIGYFLALFVGLVLGTLGGGGSILAVPILVAFFQLEPQNATVYSLFIVGVTSLFGAIQHFKSKLINPVNTLLFGVPAVISISITRLLIVPSIPQHIHLGSLAFEKNTFIMSLFAILMILASIPMIRGQKEHPGTKKNRPTILVIFGALIGVISGLVGAGGGFMIIPSLSIFMKVPIKNAIATSIVIIAINSLSGFTAELFTPNLHLNWVILLGFTLIAAAGLIIGLKLNHKIQSAKLKKGFGIFVLLIGIAILVMELVSVR from the coding sequence TTGGCCTTAGAAATCATCGGATATTTTTTAGCCCTATTTGTGGGGCTTGTGCTCGGAACGCTGGGTGGCGGAGGTTCCATTCTCGCAGTACCTATTTTGGTAGCTTTTTTCCAGCTGGAACCACAAAATGCAACGGTTTACTCCCTGTTCATTGTCGGGGTCACTTCCCTGTTCGGGGCCATTCAGCATTTTAAATCCAAACTGATCAACCCGGTGAACACCCTGCTATTCGGGGTTCCGGCAGTAATCAGTATTTCCATCACGCGCTTGTTAATCGTTCCTTCCATTCCGCAGCACATTCACCTGGGGAGCCTGGCCTTCGAAAAGAATACGTTCATTATGTCGCTATTTGCGATCCTGATGATCCTGGCTTCCATTCCGATGATACGCGGTCAGAAAGAACATCCGGGAACAAAAAAAAACAGACCCACAATTTTGGTCATCTTCGGAGCACTGATCGGAGTTATCAGCGGGCTGGTAGGCGCCGGCGGCGGATTTATGATCATTCCTTCCCTTTCCATTTTCATGAAAGTTCCGATCAAGAACGCCATCGCTACATCCATTGTGATTATCGCCATTAATTCCCTCAGTGGTTTTACCGCGGAACTTTTTACGCCCAACCTGCATTTAAACTGGGTAATCCTGCTTGGCTTTACTTTAATTGCAGCAGCCGGCCTGATCATCGGGCTGAAACTGAATCACAAGATCCAATCTGCCAAACTCAAAAAAGGGTTCGGTATTTTCGTACTGCTGATCGGAATTGCGATCCTGGTAATGGAGCTTGTTTCCGTTCGTTAG
- a CDS encoding F0F1 ATP synthase subunit epsilon, whose translation MQLEIITPETLVFKGEATAVQFPGLDGSFQVLNNHAPIISGLSAGSIKVDLVEAFKVTSKTNPNITAENNGKVIHVAIKGGVVEMQNNKIIVLAE comes from the coding sequence ATGCAATTAGAAATTATCACTCCTGAAACATTGGTTTTTAAAGGTGAAGCAACTGCGGTTCAATTTCCGGGATTAGACGGATCTTTCCAGGTATTGAACAACCACGCACCGATTATTTCCGGATTAAGTGCAGGAAGCATTAAAGTAGATTTAGTGGAAGCTTTCAAAGTAACTTCTAAAACGAACCCGAACATTACTGCTGAGAACAACGGGAAAGTCATCCATGTTGCGATCAAAGGTGGTGTAGTGGAAATGCAAAACAATAAAATTATCGTATTAGCAGAATAA
- the bamA gene encoding outer membrane protein assembly factor BamA, which yields MKNFLSILFLTCAFVSFGQVDSMNVNNTPNKVDSVKPTGTTIGGGLDFSYGKTEKYTLGPIRIEGADNFDPQAIKLIAGLKQGEIITIPSDRISNAIKNLWNEGLFSQVAIEAEKEVAGVIYLVIKLTPRPKLSRFRFTGVSKREVDKIREEVDLSSGQTITENLLFKTKNKIRGYFLEKGFNNVTVSITQVQDTLINNSEIFFIDINKGKKVKIKSITFDGNTSVKPWKLRRAMKDTKRRSIMRIFKRSKFNSTAYTRDKEAVLDKFRAVGLRDVHYVTDSVYTINSRNIGIYLKVEEGQKYYFGDISWIGNTKFSSGTLDTVLGIKYGDIYDKPLLDQRLHQSPDGRDITSLYMDRGYLFFHLEPVETGVTANHINYEMRIVEGKEARVKNIFIKGNYKTNEHVIRREIRTKPGDLFSRNDIIRTQRELAQLGYFNEQGFQVNPIPNPQDGTVDIEYIVEEKSADQIELSGGYGAGRIIGTLGLTFSNFSVRNIFKPNSWSPLPTGDGQRLSIRAQTNGRIYQGYNFSFTEPWLGGKKPNSFTFYLNHTSFSSSVTIKKRDPAYQGVAITGMGVGLGRRKKFPDDYFSAYYELAYQYYDVRNYSSLFPSFNDGYANDISLKYALQRNSINSPIYPTEGSKISFTAKGTLPYSLMGGKKDFSTMTAQETFKYLEYYKLKFTFEYYLPLTPDKKLVLMPRIGFGYMGAYNAAKGLTPFERFNLGGSGLSGVNQFGGREIIALRGYDDNALSSTAGDPILAKYTMELRYPISLNPQATFFVLAFAEAGNTYTNFRTFNPFNVKRSVGAGVRIFLPMFGMLGLDYGWGFDKLDKHSSGYGGSIDQSIDSKGFFPKFTFTIGMNLGEL from the coding sequence ATGAAAAATTTCCTATCAATTTTATTTCTTACGTGCGCCTTTGTGTCTTTCGGGCAGGTGGATTCCATGAACGTAAACAATACCCCAAATAAAGTTGATTCTGTCAAACCAACCGGTACCACCATCGGCGGCGGATTGGATTTCAGTTACGGAAAAACGGAAAAATATACTTTAGGACCCATTCGCATCGAAGGGGCCGACAATTTCGACCCGCAGGCCATCAAACTGATTGCCGGACTGAAGCAGGGAGAAATCATTACCATTCCTTCCGACCGCATCAGTAACGCCATTAAAAACCTGTGGAATGAAGGATTGTTCTCCCAGGTGGCAATCGAAGCTGAAAAAGAAGTAGCAGGAGTGATTTATTTAGTCATTAAGCTGACCCCGCGACCGAAACTTTCCCGCTTCCGCTTTACGGGAGTTTCCAAAAGAGAAGTGGATAAGATCCGCGAAGAAGTAGATCTGTCGTCGGGACAGACCATCACAGAGAACTTATTATTCAAAACCAAGAACAAGATCAGAGGTTATTTCCTGGAAAAAGGGTTTAACAATGTTACGGTAAGCATTACACAGGTTCAGGATACCTTGATTAACAATTCCGAGATTTTCTTCATCGATATCAATAAAGGAAAGAAGGTAAAGATCAAAAGCATCACTTTTGACGGAAATACTTCCGTAAAACCCTGGAAATTGAGAAGAGCCATGAAGGATACCAAAAGAAGATCCATCATGCGTATTTTCAAACGTTCGAAATTCAATTCCACGGCCTATACACGAGACAAAGAAGCAGTATTGGATAAATTCCGCGCAGTTGGTCTGAGAGACGTTCATTACGTAACGGATTCGGTTTACACGATCAACAGTAGAAATATCGGTATTTACCTGAAAGTGGAAGAAGGCCAGAAATACTATTTCGGGGACATTTCCTGGATCGGGAACACGAAATTCAGTTCCGGAACGCTGGATACCGTTTTGGGTATCAAATACGGGGATATTTACGACAAACCTTTATTGGATCAGCGCTTGCACCAAAGTCCGGACGGAAGGGACATCACATCGCTTTACATGGACCGCGGATACCTGTTCTTCCATTTAGAGCCGGTAGAAACCGGAGTAACGGCGAATCACATCAACTATGAAATGCGCATCGTTGAAGGGAAAGAAGCACGTGTGAAGAACATCTTCATCAAAGGAAACTACAAAACGAATGAGCACGTAATCCGCCGGGAAATCCGCACAAAACCGGGTGATTTGTTCAGCAGAAACGACATTATCCGTACACAGCGTGAATTGGCACAATTGGGTTACTTCAACGAGCAAGGTTTCCAGGTAAACCCGATCCCGAACCCGCAAGACGGAACAGTAGACATTGAATACATCGTGGAAGAGAAATCTGCAGACCAGATCGAGCTTTCCGGGGGTTACGGTGCCGGCCGTATCATCGGAACACTCGGATTGACATTCAGTAACTTCTCCGTTAGAAATATTTTCAAACCGAATTCATGGAGCCCGCTTCCAACGGGTGACGGACAACGCCTTTCTATCCGCGCACAAACCAACGGAAGAATTTACCAGGGATACAACTTCTCTTTCACGGAGCCATGGTTGGGTGGAAAAAAACCGAATTCCTTTACATTCTATTTGAACCACACTTCCTTCTCAAGCAGTGTAACTATTAAGAAACGAGATCCTGCTTACCAGGGAGTTGCTATTACCGGAATGGGAGTTGGTTTGGGAAGACGCAAGAAATTCCCGGATGATTACTTCAGTGCATACTATGAATTGGCTTACCAATACTACGATGTACGTAATTATTCTTCCTTATTCCCGAGCTTTAATGACGGATACGCAAACGACATCAGTTTGAAATATGCGTTGCAGCGTAACTCGATCAATTCACCGATCTACCCGACGGAAGGATCCAAGATCTCATTCACGGCAAAAGGAACGCTTCCGTATTCATTAATGGGCGGAAAAAAGGATTTCAGTACCATGACTGCGCAGGAAACATTCAAATACCTGGAGTACTACAAACTGAAATTCACATTCGAATACTATTTACCGCTTACACCGGATAAAAAACTGGTCTTGATGCCGCGCATCGGATTCGGTTACATGGGAGCTTACAACGCAGCAAAAGGATTGACGCCGTTCGAACGATTTAACTTAGGAGGTAGTGGTCTTTCCGGGGTAAACCAGTTCGGAGGCCGTGAGATCATCGCTTTGAGAGGATATGACGACAATGCTCTGTCTTCCACCGCCGGTGACCCGATCCTTGCGAAATACACCATGGAATTGCGTTACCCGATTTCCCTGAACCCGCAGGCTACGTTCTTCGTACTGGCTTTTGCCGAAGCAGGAAACACGTATACCAACTTCAGAACTTTCAATCCGTTTAACGTGAAAAGAAGTGTCGGAGCAGGTGTCCGTATCTTCCTTCCGATGTTCGGTATGCTCGGATTGGATTACGGTTGGGGCTTCGACAAATTGGATAAGCACTCTTCCGGATACGGAGGCTCCATTGACCAATCAATCGATTCAAAAGGTTTCTTCCCGAAATTCACGTTTACCATCGGTATGAATTTGGGTGAACTTTAA
- a CDS encoding isoprenyl transferase: protein MNLQDQIDLTNVPKHIAIIMDGNGRWAKKQGQERLYGHSFGVDSVRASLTACKNIGVKYATMYAFSTENWNRPADEVEGLMSLLVFTIANEVDELNAQNVRLLSIGDTDGLPEDCRNELQNAIESTKNNTGVNLVIALNYSSRWEIAEAVKTLASRVKEETLDVSSITPELITSTLSTKDIPDPELLIRTSGENRLSNFLLWQAAYSEFYFTPVLWPDFREDDLYKAVLEYQSRERRFGMVSEQL, encoded by the coding sequence ATGAATCTACAGGATCAAATAGATTTGACAAACGTACCTAAGCATATCGCCATCATTATGGATGGGAACGGACGCTGGGCTAAAAAGCAAGGGCAGGAACGCCTGTATGGTCACTCTTTCGGAGTTGACTCGGTTCGTGCTTCCCTGACGGCCTGCAAGAATATCGGGGTGAAATATGCCACGATGTACGCCTTTTCCACTGAAAACTGGAACCGCCCGGCCGACGAAGTCGAAGGATTGATGAGCCTGTTGGTTTTTACCATTGCAAACGAGGTGGACGAATTGAATGCTCAGAATGTCCGTTTGCTGAGTATCGGCGACACGGACGGTTTACCGGAAGATTGCCGGAATGAATTACAAAACGCCATCGAATCAACTAAAAACAATACAGGAGTAAACCTGGTGATAGCATTGAATTACAGTTCCCGCTGGGAAATTGCTGAAGCAGTAAAAACACTGGCCTCCCGCGTAAAAGAAGAAACGCTGGATGTTTCGTCCATTACTCCGGAACTCATTACCTCTACCCTTTCAACCAAAGATATTCCTGACCCTGAATTATTGATCCGTACAAGCGGTGAGAACCGTTTGAGCAACTTCCTGCTTTGGCAGGCTGCATACAGTGAATTTTACTTTACCCCCGTTTTATGGCCTGATTTCCGCGAGGATGATCTGTACAAAGCCGTTCTTGAGTACCAGTCAAGAGAAAGACGTTTCGGAATGGTATCCGAACAATTATAA
- a CDS encoding OmpH family outer membrane protein, producing MKTLVLCLFMVFGMTFVSSAQKYGYIDSEFILGKMPEYKEAKERLDKLAERWTKEIEERYEMIKKKKENFLREESLLPAEEKTKREEEIKTLESEAMEMQQTRFGVSGDYFQKRQELIKPIQDRVYEAMQTVASKRNYSFIFDKSNQSNLVYADSKFDISDEVLREMGVSTK from the coding sequence ATGAAAACTCTTGTTTTATGCTTATTCATGGTCTTTGGCATGACCTTTGTCAGTTCCGCTCAAAAGTACGGTTACATTGACTCGGAATTCATTTTGGGTAAAATGCCGGAATACAAAGAGGCTAAGGAGCGTTTAGACAAATTGGCCGAACGTTGGACCAAAGAAATTGAAGAGCGTTATGAAATGATCAAAAAGAAAAAGGAGAATTTTCTGAGAGAAGAAAGTTTATTACCTGCCGAAGAGAAAACAAAACGCGAGGAGGAAATTAAAACATTGGAATCGGAAGCCATGGAAATGCAGCAAACGCGTTTCGGAGTTTCCGGGGATTACTTCCAAAAACGACAAGAATTAATTAAACCGATTCAGGACCGGGTTTACGAAGCTATGCAAACAGTTGCTTCAAAACGGAATTATAGTTTTATCTTTGACAAGTCAAATCAAAGTAACCTGGTTTATGCCGATAGCAAATTCGATATCAGCGACGAGGTTCTGAGAGAGATGGGTGTTAGCACCAAGTAA